From the Escherichia marmotae genome, one window contains:
- a CDS encoding fimbrial protein: protein MRIISYFFIIVSLLSKAWAVDIPINITGNIIIPPCEINNGNAINVDFGDIRLTELEHHEHKKIISFPVNCSYHQGDAYIKITGQTMDGKDNVLATNINGLGIALYQGEEGVNYLKVGEGSSGYGYKETDALSDKNVANALFTFTAKIYKSDNISINVGEFKTTALINIIYL from the coding sequence TTGAGAATAATAAGCTATTTTTTTATTATTGTATCGCTCTTATCGAAGGCATGGGCTGTAGATATCCCCATCAATATAACGGGGAATATTATAATTCCACCATGCGAGATAAATAATGGCAATGCAATTAATGTCGACTTCGGAGATATAAGGCTAACTGAACTTGAACATCATGAGCATAAAAAAATAATCAGTTTTCCTGTCAATTGTTCATATCATCAGGGGGATGCCTATATAAAAATTACAGGCCAGACTATGGATGGTAAAGATAATGTCCTTGCAACCAATATTAATGGGCTGGGAATAGCTCTTTACCAGGGGGAAGAGGGCGTAAATTATCTTAAAGTTGGTGAGGGTTCTTCAGGGTATGGGTATAAGGAAACCGACGCTCTTTCTGATAAAAATGTTGCAAATGCGTTATTCACATTTACAGCAAAAATATACAAAAGTGACAACATCTCAATTAATGTTGGTGAATTCAAAACTACAGCGCTTATAAATATAATATATTTGTAA
- a CDS encoding pilus-assembly fibrillin subunit → MNRTTTGFYLAIVLGSCGMNAISQADELLTWDNFFVADESRHQWINEHNGRTGTLNAKGALVSSPCILETPEIKLPLPQDKGKYVFDIKLSHCGDGLSKTSEQNPGDNVYVKQRIILKERENDVLLSEHKSYRIIRNFLRNGDNRLIYFMNNEQHKKISRMQSEKALNIMSDHRITSLQLYIFYE, encoded by the coding sequence ATGAACAGGACAACGACGGGATTTTATCTGGCAATTGTGCTGGGGAGTTGCGGTATGAACGCTATCTCACAGGCGGATGAATTGTTGACGTGGGATAACTTTTTCGTGGCAGATGAAAGCCGTCATCAGTGGATAAATGAGCACAACGGACGGACAGGAACTCTGAATGCCAAAGGTGCATTAGTGTCATCCCCGTGCATACTGGAGACACCAGAAATTAAACTTCCCTTGCCGCAGGATAAAGGAAAATATGTATTCGATATAAAGCTATCACACTGTGGTGATGGATTATCAAAAACATCTGAGCAGAATCCTGGTGATAACGTTTATGTAAAACAACGTATTATATTGAAAGAAAGGGAGAATGATGTTCTTCTGTCAGAGCATAAGAGTTATAGAATAATTAGGAATTTTTTACGAAATGGAGATAATCGACTTATCTATTTCATGAATAATGAACAGCACAAGAAAATATCAAGAATGCAATCAGAGAAAGCTTTAAATATAATGTCAGATCATAGAATTACATCATTACAATTATATATTTTTTATGAATAG
- a CDS encoding fimbrial biogenesis chaperone yields the protein MLKMKPVLKKTLMAVACLSAVSAARAAISLDRTRAIFNGGEISMTLNIANDNKQLPYLAQAWVENEKKEKITTGPLIATPPVQRLEPGSKSMVRLTSTPDISRLPQDRESLFYFSLREIPPKSDKGNVLQIALQTKIKLFYRPESIKAKPNAVWQDQLVLNKTSGGYRIDNPTPYYVTVIGIGGSEKQAREGEFDAVMLAPKSTQMVKSRAYSTPYLSYINDYGGRPVLQFSCAGSRCTAVKK from the coding sequence ATGCTGAAAATGAAACCGGTACTGAAAAAAACGCTGATGGCGGTAGCGTGTCTGAGCGCAGTCTCTGCAGCCAGGGCAGCTATATCCCTGGACCGTACACGTGCGATTTTTAATGGCGGCGAGATATCGATGACACTGAATATCGCCAATGATAACAAACAGTTACCCTATCTTGCCCAGGCATGGGTAGAGAATGAAAAGAAAGAAAAAATTACCACAGGTCCTCTTATTGCCACACCGCCAGTACAGCGCCTGGAACCCGGCTCAAAGAGTATGGTTCGTCTGACCAGTACACCTGACATCAGCCGCCTGCCACAGGACAGGGAATCCCTTTTTTACTTCAGTCTTCGGGAAATCCCCCCTAAAAGCGATAAGGGAAATGTATTGCAGATAGCTCTGCAGACAAAAATAAAACTGTTTTATCGGCCTGAATCCATTAAAGCAAAGCCCAACGCTGTATGGCAGGACCAGTTGGTGCTGAATAAGACCAGTGGAGGGTATCGGATTGATAATCCGACACCGTATTACGTGACTGTAATTGGTATTGGTGGCAGTGAAAAACAGGCCAGAGAAGGTGAATTTGATGCTGTGATGCTGGCTCCGAAGTCAACGCAGATGGTGAAATCAAGAGCATACAGTACACCATATCTGAGTTACATCAATGACTACGGTGGGCGTCCGGTACTGCAGTTCTCCTGTGCTGGTAGCCGTTGTACCGCAGTAAAGAAATAA
- a CDS encoding fimbria/pilus outer membrane usher protein, which translates to MKNNTSFAVSGITYVLLLSFAGAPTYAVDFNTDVLDAADRQNIDFSRFSQVGYIMPGQYQMEIIVNDQGISPSAFPVTFLEPPVSGENGKKPLPQACLIPEMVRRMGLTVASQEKVTYWNNGQCANLSQLPGVEIRPNLAEGMLYINIPQAWLEYSDSSWLPPSRWDNGIPGLLFDYNINGTVNKPHKGKQSQSLSYNGAAGANFGAWRLRADYQGNLNHTTGSGQGTDSQFTWSRFYMYRAIPRWRANLTLGENYINSEIFSSWRYTGVSLESDDRMLPPKLRGYAPQVSGIADTNAHVVISQQGRILYDSTVPAGPFTIQDLDSSVRGQLDVEVIEQDGRKKTFHVDTAYVPYLTRPGQVRYKLVSGRSRNYEHTTEGPVFAAGEASWGISNKWSLYGGGIVAGDYNALTVGLGRDLNEFGTVSADVTQSVVRIPGEETKQGKSWRLSYSKRFDDVNADITFAGYRFSERNYMTMEQYLNARYRNDFTGREKELYTVTLNKNFEDWKTSANLQYSHQTYWNRQTSDYYTVSVNRYFDAFGFRNVSAGLSASRSRYSRNGVSSSGDNYNDSVFLRLSVPWGTGTVSYSGSMSNDRYTNTVGYSDTLNGGLDSYSLNAGVSSGGGQPSQSQMSAYYNHSSPLASLSANFSAVENGYTSFGMSASGGATITAKGAALHAGGMNGGTRLLVDTGGVGGVPVDGGRVSTNRWGIGVVTDVSSYYRNITSVDLNKLPEDMEATRSVVESVLTEGAVGYREFEVLKGNRLFAVLRLADNSHPPFGASVTNAKGRELGMVADSGLAWLSGVNPGETLNVGWDGRTQCVVDIPKNLDPAQQLLLPCRKVK; encoded by the coding sequence ATGAAAAATAATACCTCTTTTGCTGTTAGCGGTATTACATATGTACTGCTGCTTTCCTTTGCAGGCGCACCGACTTATGCCGTCGACTTTAATACAGATGTTCTGGATGCAGCAGACAGACAGAATATTGATTTTTCCCGATTCTCCCAGGTGGGATATATCATGCCTGGGCAGTACCAGATGGAAATTATAGTGAATGACCAGGGAATTTCACCATCGGCATTTCCGGTGACGTTTCTGGAGCCGCCGGTTTCCGGCGAAAACGGAAAGAAGCCGTTGCCGCAAGCCTGTCTGATACCGGAGATGGTCAGACGGATGGGGCTGACCGTGGCTTCACAGGAGAAGGTCACATACTGGAATAACGGGCAATGTGCGAATCTCAGCCAGCTGCCGGGAGTGGAGATACGCCCGAATCTGGCAGAAGGGATGCTGTACATCAATATACCACAGGCCTGGCTGGAGTATTCCGACTCCTCCTGGCTGCCGCCGTCACGCTGGGATAACGGTATTCCGGGGTTGTTGTTTGACTACAATATCAACGGGACGGTGAACAAGCCGCACAAGGGAAAGCAGTCACAGTCACTGAGCTATAACGGGGCTGCGGGTGCCAACTTTGGTGCCTGGCGTCTGCGTGCGGACTATCAGGGCAACCTGAATCATACCACTGGCAGCGGGCAGGGGACGGACAGTCAGTTCACCTGGAGTCGTTTCTACATGTACCGCGCCATCCCTCGCTGGCGAGCAAATCTCACACTGGGTGAGAACTACATCAATTCTGAGATTTTCAGCTCCTGGCGCTATACCGGTGTCAGTCTGGAAAGTGATGACCGCATGCTGCCGCCAAAACTGCGCGGTTATGCACCGCAGGTCTCAGGGATTGCGGATACGAATGCGCACGTCGTGATTTCGCAGCAGGGACGCATCCTTTATGACTCCACTGTGCCGGCAGGCCCATTCACCATTCAGGATCTGGACAGTTCCGTGCGCGGCCAGCTGGATGTTGAGGTTATCGAGCAGGACGGGCGGAAAAAAACGTTCCATGTGGACACGGCATATGTGCCATATCTGACCCGTCCGGGCCAGGTTCGTTACAAGCTGGTTTCCGGTCGTTCGCGTAACTATGAGCACACCACGGAAGGCCCGGTCTTTGCTGCTGGTGAGGCATCTTGGGGTATCAGTAACAAGTGGTCACTTTATGGTGGCGGTATCGTTGCCGGGGATTATAACGCCCTGACAGTGGGGCTGGGCCGTGACCTGAATGAGTTCGGTACGGTATCTGCTGACGTGACCCAGTCTGTGGTCCGTATTCCCGGTGAAGAGACGAAGCAGGGTAAATCCTGGCGCCTGAGCTACTCCAAACGTTTTGATGACGTGAATGCGGATATCACCTTTGCGGGTTACCGCTTCTCTGAACGCAATTACATGACGATGGAACAGTACCTTAATGCACGTTACCGGAATGATTTCACGGGACGTGAGAAGGAGCTGTACACCGTTACGCTTAACAAGAACTTCGAGGACTGGAAGACCTCGGCCAACCTGCAGTACAGCCATCAGACCTACTGGAACCGCCAGACATCAGACTATTACACCGTTTCGGTAAACCGTTACTTCGATGCCTTCGGGTTTAGGAATGTGTCTGCGGGGCTGAGTGCTTCCCGTTCCCGTTACTCGCGTAATGGTGTCAGCAGCAGCGGAGACAACTACAACGATTCCGTTTTCCTGCGTCTGTCCGTGCCGTGGGGAACCGGTACGGTCAGCTACAGCGGCAGTATGAGCAATGACCGTTACACCAACACGGTGGGTTACAGCGACACGCTGAATGGAGGACTGGACAGCTACAGCCTGAACGCAGGTGTGAGCAGTGGTGGCGGCCAACCATCGCAGAGTCAGATGAGTGCGTACTACAACCACAGCAGTCCGCTGGCCAGCCTGTCAGCCAACTTCTCTGCCGTGGAGAACGGTTACACATCATTCGGTATGAGCGCATCTGGTGGAGCGACGATTACCGCGAAAGGTGCGGCCCTGCATGCAGGGGGCATGAACGGAGGAACCCGACTGCTGGTAGATACCGGTGGTGTCGGAGGCGTGCCTGTCGACGGCGGCCGGGTTTCCACCAACCGGTGGGGAATTGGTGTGGTGACGGATGTTAGCAGCTATTACCGCAACATCACGTCTGTGGACCTGAACAAGCTACCGGAAGACATGGAGGCCACCCGCTCGGTGGTGGAATCGGTCCTGACGGAAGGGGCTGTTGGTTACAGGGAGTTTGAAGTCCTGAAAGGAAATCGTCTGTTTGCCGTTCTGCGTCTGGCAGACAACAGTCATCCGCCCTTTGGTGCCAGCGTGACAAATGCTAAAGGCCGTGAACTGGGGATGGTGGCAGACAGCGGCCTGGCCTGGCTGAGCGGGGTGAATCCGGGGGAAACCCTGAATGTTGGCTGGGACGGCCGGACACAGTGTGTGGTGGATATCCCGAAAAACCTGGACCCGGCACAGCAGTTGCTGCTGCCCTGCCGTAAGGTAAAGTGA
- a CDS encoding fimbrial protein — MFWRTVLSVTVFLCTAVQAAPSPSFPPPGMSLPEYWGEEHVWWHGRASFKGQVIAPACTLAMEDTWQAIDMGETPVRDLQDSFAGPEKKFRLRLRNCELAGTGKRVYTASRVRVTFDGLQGETPDKFSLTGQAEGINLQILDNQGYPARVGKVMPPLLLNGNEEGLDYTLRVVRNGQSLKAGDYYAALRFKVDYE, encoded by the coding sequence ATGTTCTGGCGCACGGTCCTTTCGGTAACAGTTTTCTTGTGTACAGCGGTTCAGGCTGCACCATCGCCGTCCTTTCCGCCGCCGGGGATGAGCCTGCCGGAGTACTGGGGAGAGGAGCATGTCTGGTGGCATGGCCGGGCGAGTTTCAAGGGGCAGGTAATTGCTCCGGCCTGCACGCTGGCCATGGAAGACACCTGGCAGGCAATTGATATGGGGGAGACCCCGGTTCGTGATTTACAGGACAGTTTCGCCGGTCCTGAAAAGAAATTCCGTCTGCGGTTGCGTAACTGTGAGCTGGCGGGAACAGGCAAGCGGGTTTATACGGCGAGCCGTGTCCGGGTGACCTTTGATGGTCTGCAGGGTGAAACGCCTGACAAATTCTCGCTGACCGGTCAGGCCGAAGGCATCAATCTGCAGATACTGGATAACCAGGGCTATCCGGCCCGTGTCGGTAAAGTGATGCCGCCGTTATTGCTGAACGGAAATGAAGAGGGGCTGGATTATACCCTGCGGGTTGTCCGTAATGGTCAGTCGTTAAAGGCGGGAGATTATTATGCCGCATTACGTTTTAAGGTGGATTACGAATAA
- a CDS encoding fimbrial protein, with product MGMFSFNACANGQGQGLVNFKGTVIDAPCGIAPESADQSIDFGQISKAHLEANGISVKKNLDIKLVNCDATELTSTGSVKVSFVGTTINSQNKELGTTGDTGTAVVVSEASGNLVSFDGTASAATKLQEGDNILRYSAWVKKATSGTLKEGDFTAVANFNLTYE from the coding sequence GCAAATGGACAAGGACAAGGACTAGTTAACTTTAAGGGGACGGTAATTGATGCGCCGTGTGGTATTGCTCCGGAATCTGCAGATCAGTCCATTGATTTTGGTCAGATCTCAAAAGCACATTTGGAGGCTAACGGTATTTCCGTGAAGAAAAACCTGGATATTAAGCTGGTTAATTGTGATGCAACTGAACTGACTTCTACTGGCAGTGTAAAAGTATCATTCGTTGGTACCACCATTAACTCTCAGAACAAAGAACTGGGAACTACTGGTGATACTGGTACTGCTGTTGTCGTTTCTGAAGCCAGTGGCAATCTGGTTTCTTTTGATGGTACTGCTAGCGCTGCAACCAAGCTGCAGGAAGGTGACAACATCCTGCGTTACAGCGCCTGGGTTAAAAAAGCCACTAGCGGCACTCTGAAAGAAGGTGACTTTACCGCTGTTGCCAACTTCAATCTGACCTACGAGTAA